Proteins found in one Penaeus vannamei isolate JL-2024 chromosome 29, ASM4276789v1, whole genome shotgun sequence genomic segment:
- the LOC113825092 gene encoding perlucin, whose translation MPPPRPLLLALTVAFGAAASVPSAAPAASDVPGYFLNMLMWSGDESERYHRSPLVPAALTAASSSLAAAACPAPFLPVMSQCFWSSAQYKLSWDDARDFCQQMGGDLAEPLHLNALMVHLQDRYPSAKVFHLGATDLEQEGNWTYISGRPVDPRGWMPGEPNDTAHAQNCLNLCFQGCRASYPPLNDQQCHAKFHFVCEFSVVRE comes from the exons AtgccgccccctcgccccctcctgctGGCGCTGACGGTCGCATTCGGCGCAGCGGCCTCCGTCCCGAGCGCCGCCCCCGCCGCGAGCGACGTCCCCGGCTACTTCCTCAACATGCTCATGTGGAGCGGCGACGAGTCCGAGCGGTACCACAGGAGTCCCCTCGTGCCCGCCGCCCTGACCGCCGCCTCCTCGTCCCTCGCAG CGGCCGCCTGCCCGGCGCCCTTCCTCCCGGTGATGTCTCAGTGCTTCTGGTCGAGTGCCCAGTACAAGCTCTCCTGGGACGACGCCCGCGACTTCTGCCAGCAGATGGGCGGCGACCTGGCCGAGCCCCTGCACCTCAACGCCCTCATGGTCCACCTCCAGGACCGCTACC CGTCCGCCAAGGTGTTCCACCTGGGGGCGACGGACCTCGAGCAGGAGGGGAACTGGACCTACATCTCGGGCCGCCCCGTCGACCCGAGAGGCTGGATGCCCGGCGAGCCCAACGACACCGCCCACGCCCAGAACTGCCTCAACCTCTGCTTCCAGGGCTGCAGGGCGTCCTACCCGCCCCTCAACGACCAGCAGTGCCACGCCAAGTTTCACTTCGTGTGCGAGTTCTCCGTCGTTCGGGAATAA